The following coding sequences lie in one Mycobacterium sp. Z3061 genomic window:
- the phoP gene encoding two-component system response regulator PhoP produces MTLGHPGGENTKPEARILVVDDEANIVELLSVSLKFQGFEVITATNGAQALDRARETKPDAVILDVMMPGMDGFGVLRRLRADGIEAPALFLTARDSLQDKIAGLTLGGDDYVTKPFSLEEVVARLRVILRRAGKGSTNEPRNARLTFADIELDEETHEVWKAGQPVSLSPTEFTLLRYFVINAGTVLSKPKILDHVWRYDFGGDVNVVESYVSYLRRKIDTGEKRLLHTLRGVGYVLREPR; encoded by the coding sequence GTGACATTGGGACACCCCGGCGGCGAGAACACCAAACCTGAGGCTCGCATCCTCGTCGTGGACGACGAGGCCAACATCGTCGAGCTGCTCTCGGTGAGCTTGAAGTTCCAGGGATTCGAGGTCATCACCGCGACCAACGGCGCCCAGGCCCTCGACCGGGCACGCGAAACCAAGCCCGACGCGGTGATTCTCGACGTGATGATGCCCGGCATGGACGGCTTCGGGGTCCTGCGCAGGCTGCGCGCCGACGGTATCGAGGCCCCCGCGTTGTTCTTGACCGCCCGAGACTCGTTGCAGGACAAGATCGCCGGCCTGACGCTCGGTGGCGACGACTATGTGACCAAGCCGTTCAGTCTCGAAGAGGTGGTGGCCCGGCTGCGGGTGATCCTGCGCCGCGCGGGCAAGGGCAGCACTAACGAACCGCGCAATGCGCGGCTGACGTTCGCCGACATCGAGCTCGACGAGGAAACGCACGAAGTGTGGAAGGCCGGCCAGCCGGTGTCGCTGTCGCCGACCGAGTTCACCCTGCTGCGCTACTTCGTCATCAACGCCGGCACCGTACTGAGCAAGCCGAAGATCCTCGACCACGTCTGGCGCTACGACTTCGGCGGTGACGTCAACGTGGTGGAGTCCTACGTCTCCTATCTGCGCCGCAAGATCGACACCGGGGAGAAGCGGCTGTTGCACACCCTGCGCGGGGTGGGCTACGTGCTGCGCGAACCGCGCTGA
- a CDS encoding PE family protein yields the protein MSYVTVVPESVMAAASDLANVGSTISQANAAAAASTTRVVAAAQDEVSTAIAALFGSHGQEFQALSAKAAAFHSQLVAALTGGAVSYVEAEAANVLGLMGGGLAGQSAAAALSSAAATAAGEGPFDFFLKLVEGLGRTIGAQVDRRIWQAGKAAEQALTQGIVANGLKLAAKNGVEVFTDGKNFVLSGGRFPGLYSAERFLEIIENPRYASDQFFKVYTDLGLDAQFLRNLVGSQLEVVARGQGLAQSYIQRVGQQIYLIDTDVQGQIIRQFQGTEAQIRGLQLASQAYGDALRAIQHAEEEYLRQAEQFARRMAEQALKEAEIIVNEARTAGLIK from the coding sequence GTGTCGTATGTGACTGTAGTGCCGGAGTCTGTGATGGCTGCGGCTTCGGACTTGGCGAATGTCGGTTCGACAATCAGCCAGGCCAATGCGGCGGCGGCAGCCTCGACCACCCGCGTGGTGGCTGCCGCCCAGGATGAGGTTTCCACGGCGATCGCGGCGCTGTTCGGCAGCCACGGGCAGGAATTCCAGGCGCTCAGCGCCAAAGCCGCCGCGTTTCACAGCCAGCTGGTGGCGGCCTTGACCGGCGGCGCGGTCTCCTATGTCGAGGCTGAGGCCGCCAACGTGCTGGGGTTGATGGGCGGCGGTCTCGCCGGTCAGTCTGCAGCCGCGGCGCTCAGTAGTGCTGCGGCGACCGCGGCCGGCGAAGGCCCTTTCGACTTTTTCTTGAAGCTGGTCGAGGGATTGGGCCGCACTATAGGCGCACAGGTCGACCGGAGGATCTGGCAGGCGGGCAAAGCGGCGGAGCAGGCGCTGACGCAGGGGATAGTAGCCAACGGTCTGAAGCTCGCTGCCAAGAACGGCGTGGAGGTCTTTACCGACGGGAAAAACTTTGTCCTTTCCGGGGGCCGGTTTCCTGGCCTCTACTCGGCCGAGCGTTTTCTGGAAATAATTGAGAACCCTCGTTACGCCAGCGACCAGTTCTTCAAGGTGTATACGGACCTCGGCCTCGATGCCCAATTTCTGAGAAACCTCGTGGGCTCCCAGCTAGAGGTCGTAGCACGCGGCCAGGGGCTTGCCCAAAGTTATATTCAACGAGTCGGCCAGCAGATCTACCTGATTGACACCGATGTTCAAGGTCAAATCATCCGCCAGTTCCAGGGGACGGAAGCGCAGATCCGCGGTCTGCAATTAGCAAGTCAAGCGTACGGAGATGCCCTGAGGGCTATTCAACACGCAGAAGAAGAGTATCTGAGACAAGCTGAGCAGTTCGCCAGACGAATGGCAGAACAAGCACTGAAAGAAGCCGAAATAATTGTCAACGAGGCGCGCACAGCGGGTTTGATCAAGTAA
- a CDS encoding adenylate/guanylate cyclase domain-containing protein: MDDRDGPALIDALLDRAVAALGTGDHAAATALAGQVLAADEGNADAEELLAAPAHGGEIRRLTILFADLVDSTALSTRIEPETYRLVVGRYREQVLDIVNRFGGHIGSTAGDGLLAVFGHPVAHEDDVRRAVLAGLEITRAVPKLSAKAMARFGFEISVRVGVHRGVVYLDTTQADVYGLGANLAARVCSLAPPGTVVVSDPVARLVHESFDLEARPAAPVKGVEGLIDHHRVLGERSLPARIAPGPLVGRSGEWRYLQTIWARAQAGQSSTPVVFCGEPGIGKSRLAAAAQALVSQSGDAVIELIGSPFHADAGLYPVRALLERRCGIGRLTSPADRLTLLHSELARLGLDPGRFIPLLAPVLGIDAQHGYQAAADEGPELYDLIAEAVQDYLLACLNGAPGLVIAEDAHWFDPTSLEVLGGLLDRAGGHLLLVVTGRDKGWLPDSWRAKVFDLEPLTERESDELIVALNPGLTPQERTAVQSRCDGVPFYIEQVVSGITEVGVPEALYEPLFARLRASAEVVPVVEAAAVIGRYIDTGLLRTVVDVDADDLQRVIDELADAQVLERWNTDGWRFRHELLREVATELAPPSVRRTLHAKVGDALCSFGGEPDWGLVAGHYRQAERFDDAASAYQQASAAARRRGALTEARAHLSQALNQLDQCPPSPDRDRREIAFRLGRGFLAGSAVSPSSPVVAPDLERCLELIGADVPVNNQGKTSTAEELFSTLGVLTGYYTGRADLSRATKALELLRAALEQWQPGSWPRTHAWAGVLAFLRGEFDSAREQLDLATDPGQANDRSTETVGYLPIDPIVAAHIHLALVRLVKGSLPAAEAELAHAAQSVEGMGFPQGPYSLAYLRFVEIWVRIEAGQFERASTLAAEMVEDAARHGFNQWRLRGTIQQAVANALANSEFNDRIAEITGLVDELRSADLNVYLTFFEGALARLMIVAGRPDSARLDAALAMARETGMSFYDAELLRLRSHAQSDPAVRRADLESALRLARHQGATLFELRCAIDYFELRGPDASAALAEAMSRVPADSALSESLRAHDALTANPR; this comes from the coding sequence GTGGACGACCGGGACGGGCCCGCACTGATCGACGCGCTGCTGGACCGCGCGGTCGCTGCGCTCGGCACCGGGGATCATGCCGCGGCGACCGCGTTGGCGGGTCAGGTACTTGCGGCCGACGAAGGTAATGCCGACGCCGAAGAACTCCTCGCCGCCCCAGCCCACGGTGGCGAGATCCGGCGGCTGACAATCCTTTTCGCCGACCTGGTCGATTCCACCGCGTTGTCCACCCGAATCGAGCCGGAGACGTACCGCCTCGTGGTGGGCCGGTATCGCGAACAGGTGCTCGATATCGTGAACCGCTTCGGCGGTCACATCGGCTCCACCGCCGGTGACGGTTTGCTGGCGGTTTTCGGCCACCCGGTGGCGCACGAAGACGATGTGCGCCGCGCCGTCCTGGCCGGCCTGGAGATAACCCGTGCCGTACCGAAGCTGAGCGCGAAGGCGATGGCGCGCTTCGGCTTTGAGATCAGCGTGCGGGTCGGCGTGCACCGCGGCGTGGTCTATCTGGACACCACTCAGGCCGACGTGTACGGCCTGGGTGCCAACCTGGCTGCCAGAGTGTGCAGCCTGGCGCCGCCGGGGACGGTCGTCGTATCCGATCCGGTCGCCCGCCTGGTGCACGAGTCGTTCGACCTGGAGGCCCGCCCCGCCGCACCGGTCAAGGGCGTCGAGGGGTTGATCGACCACCACCGGGTGCTCGGCGAAAGGTCCCTGCCGGCCCGGATCGCGCCGGGTCCTCTGGTCGGCCGGTCCGGCGAATGGCGGTACCTGCAGACGATTTGGGCGCGGGCGCAAGCCGGACAATCGAGCACGCCGGTGGTGTTCTGCGGTGAACCCGGCATCGGCAAGAGCAGGCTAGCGGCGGCGGCCCAGGCGCTGGTCAGTCAATCCGGGGATGCGGTGATCGAGCTGATCGGCTCGCCCTTCCACGCCGATGCCGGCCTGTATCCGGTGCGCGCCCTGCTCGAACGCCGTTGCGGCATCGGCCGTCTCACCAGTCCGGCCGACCGCCTGACGCTACTGCACAGCGAATTGGCGAGGCTCGGATTGGATCCCGGTCGTTTCATTCCCCTGTTGGCACCGGTGTTGGGCATCGACGCCCAGCACGGATATCAGGCCGCGGCCGACGAAGGCCCCGAGCTCTACGATCTGATCGCCGAGGCGGTGCAGGACTACCTGCTGGCCTGCCTGAACGGCGCGCCCGGTTTGGTGATCGCCGAGGACGCACACTGGTTCGACCCCACCAGCCTCGAGGTGCTCGGCGGACTGCTGGACCGGGCAGGCGGACACCTGCTGCTCGTCGTCACCGGACGGGACAAAGGATGGTTGCCCGACAGCTGGCGGGCGAAAGTGTTCGACCTCGAACCGTTGACGGAGCGGGAGTCCGACGAGCTGATCGTCGCCCTGAATCCCGGCCTGACGCCACAGGAGCGGACCGCCGTCCAGTCCCGCTGTGACGGCGTGCCTTTCTACATCGAACAGGTGGTGTCCGGAATCACCGAGGTTGGTGTGCCGGAGGCGCTCTACGAGCCGTTGTTCGCCCGGCTTCGGGCAAGTGCCGAGGTGGTGCCGGTGGTCGAAGCCGCTGCCGTCATCGGTCGCTACATCGATACCGGGCTGCTGAGAACCGTGGTCGACGTGGACGCCGACGACCTGCAACGCGTCATCGACGAGCTTGCGGACGCGCAGGTGCTCGAGCGGTGGAACACCGACGGGTGGCGGTTCCGTCACGAGCTGCTGCGCGAGGTCGCCACCGAGTTGGCTCCGCCCAGCGTGCGCCGGACGCTGCACGCCAAAGTCGGCGACGCCCTGTGCAGCTTCGGCGGTGAGCCGGACTGGGGTCTGGTCGCAGGCCACTACCGGCAGGCCGAACGCTTCGACGACGCGGCGTCCGCTTATCAGCAGGCCTCGGCGGCCGCGCGGCGCCGCGGCGCGCTCACCGAGGCGCGCGCCCACCTGAGCCAGGCCCTCAACCAGCTCGACCAGTGCCCGCCCAGCCCCGACCGCGACCGCCGTGAGATCGCGTTCCGGTTAGGGCGGGGATTCCTCGCCGGCAGCGCGGTCAGTCCGTCGAGTCCCGTGGTAGCCCCTGACCTGGAGCGATGCCTGGAACTGATCGGGGCCGACGTGCCGGTCAACAATCAGGGAAAAACGTCGACCGCGGAAGAACTGTTCTCGACCTTGGGCGTGCTGACCGGCTACTACACCGGCCGCGCAGATCTGAGCCGCGCGACCAAAGCACTCGAACTGCTGCGCGCCGCCTTGGAGCAGTGGCAGCCGGGATCCTGGCCACGCACCCACGCATGGGCCGGGGTGCTGGCGTTCCTGCGTGGCGAATTCGACTCTGCGCGAGAACAATTGGATTTGGCCACCGACCCGGGCCAGGCCAACGATCGCAGCACGGAGACGGTGGGCTACCTGCCGATAGACCCGATCGTGGCGGCACACATTCACCTGGCTCTGGTTCGACTGGTCAAAGGGAGCCTGCCGGCGGCCGAGGCGGAGTTGGCGCACGCCGCGCAATCGGTGGAGGGCATGGGATTCCCGCAAGGCCCCTACAGCCTTGCGTATCTGCGGTTCGTGGAGATCTGGGTGCGGATCGAAGCCGGCCAGTTCGAACGTGCGTCGACGCTCGCGGCCGAGATGGTCGAGGACGCAGCACGGCATGGCTTCAATCAATGGCGCCTCCGCGGCACGATTCAGCAAGCCGTGGCGAATGCTCTGGCGAACTCGGAATTCAACGACCGAATCGCGGAGATCACCGGCTTGGTCGACGAGTTGCGCTCCGCGGATCTCAACGTGTATCTCACCTTCTTCGAGGGCGCGCTGGCGCGGTTGATGATCGTGGCAGGACGCCCGGACAGCGCGCGGCTCGATGCCGCGCTGGCGATGGCCCGCGAGACCGGCATGTCCTTCTACGACGCCGAACTGCTACGGCTTCGATCGCACGCTCAGAGCGATCCCGCGGTGCGTCGCGCCGACCTGGAGAGCGCCCTGCGGCTGGCCCGCCACCAGGGCGCCACTCTATTCGAATTACGCTGCGCCATCGACTATTTCGAACTTCGTGGGCCGGACGCGAGCGCCGCCCTCGCCGAAGCGATGAGCCGCGTGCCGGCTGACAGCGCGTTGTCCGAATCGCTCAGGGCCCACGATGCACTGACCGCGAACCCGCGATGA
- a CDS encoding PE domain-containing protein — translation MSFVIAGAEQIAAAVADVSGIEAAVARANAAAAMPTTALLAAADDEVSAAIAEWFGEYGLQYLSVSGRVLQAQIRFTQLLSGAQISYSTAEAAITASLASPAGVPSLVDDVLGVINAPANFLLGRPLIGDGVDGTPGTGQAGGPGGLLWGNGGAGGSGAVGQRGGTGGSAGLIGNGGVGGEGGLGGGTGGTGGTGGWLLGNGGAGGAGGVGLGPLAAGPGGLGGRALSFFGAPGAAGSVGEHPAVLQVSQQQALALLTTAPDVNFLLIGTDGTNLAAILADPSGTPNFHAFMKQSVTSASTIVGHTTISNPSWTTIQTGVWMETAGVSNNVFTPWTYDTWPTVYNQLEATWGDLVNTTVIANGEGTTSGINTRIAGAGSHPADHIEFVPQVPGDTDWIATQNLVGQKAQAAILAADPTKGNLIFASFAGVDNNAHQYGGDSPQYAAALRNLDYNLGEQTIGGGGLLGAVAQWEHDNGEQWSTLIVTDHGEIGPDQFGRGHGFQSPRETATFLIFDQAGNDLLDGWINNSWQTVSVTPSIMHDFGLSPLSYMQGAPLTSPAFQGTYADPGPNLFSVLSASFAAQGYPDPVTNYVLDSRTVAATIPYLAYGPIQNIVDAVPELLKVPVSWIGAGIYQSLNIPAQIWCRLTGVTGNQIIPPILNPFLSG, via the coding sequence ATGTCGTTCGTCATCGCTGGTGCTGAGCAGATTGCGGCCGCGGTCGCAGACGTGTCGGGCATCGAAGCGGCAGTCGCGCGGGCCAATGCAGCGGCGGCCATGCCGACTACCGCGTTATTGGCAGCCGCTGATGACGAGGTGTCGGCGGCGATCGCCGAATGGTTCGGTGAGTATGGGCTGCAATATCTTTCAGTAAGCGGTCGGGTGCTTCAGGCGCAGATCCGGTTCACCCAGTTGTTGAGCGGTGCGCAGATTTCGTACAGCACCGCCGAGGCGGCGATCACCGCGTCATTGGCGAGCCCGGCCGGGGTGCCGAGCCTCGTCGACGACGTCCTGGGCGTAATCAATGCGCCCGCGAACTTCCTGCTGGGGCGCCCGTTGATCGGCGACGGCGTCGACGGCACCCCGGGCACCGGGCAAGCGGGTGGGCCGGGCGGGCTCCTGTGGGGCAACGGCGGGGCCGGTGGGTCAGGTGCGGTTGGCCAGCGGGGCGGCACCGGCGGCAGTGCCGGATTGATCGGCAACGGCGGCGTGGGCGGTGAGGGCGGTCTCGGAGGAGGCACCGGCGGCACCGGCGGTACCGGCGGCTGGTTGCTGGGCAATGGCGGTGCCGGCGGTGCCGGTGGTGTCGGACTGGGACCCCTTGCCGCCGGGCCGGGCGGGTTGGGCGGGCGAGCGTTGTCGTTCTTCGGTGCGCCGGGGGCAGCAGGCAGCGTCGGCGAGCACCCGGCCGTACTGCAGGTGTCTCAGCAGCAGGCACTGGCTCTGCTCACTACGGCGCCGGACGTGAATTTCCTGCTCATCGGCACCGACGGCACGAATCTGGCCGCGATCCTGGCAGACCCCTCCGGGACGCCCAACTTCCACGCGTTCATGAAGCAGAGCGTCACCTCCGCATCCACGATCGTCGGGCACACCACCATCTCCAACCCTTCTTGGACGACCATTCAGACCGGCGTCTGGATGGAGACCGCCGGCGTGAGCAACAACGTGTTCACCCCGTGGACTTACGACACCTGGCCGACCGTGTACAACCAACTCGAGGCCACCTGGGGCGACCTGGTCAACACGACTGTCATCGCCAACGGCGAGGGCACCACGAGCGGCATCAACACCCGGATCGCCGGCGCCGGATCGCATCCCGCCGACCACATCGAATTCGTCCCGCAGGTGCCGGGCGACACTGACTGGATTGCGACCCAGAATCTGGTCGGCCAGAAGGCGCAGGCCGCAATCCTGGCCGCCGATCCCACCAAGGGCAATCTCATCTTCGCGTCCTTCGCCGGAGTCGATAACAACGCGCACCAGTACGGCGGTGACTCACCGCAGTACGCTGCGGCGCTTCGAAACCTGGACTACAACCTCGGAGAGCAAACCATCGGCGGTGGCGGCCTGCTGGGAGCGGTCGCGCAGTGGGAGCACGACAACGGCGAACAGTGGTCGACGCTCATTGTCACCGACCACGGTGAGATCGGCCCCGACCAGTTCGGACGCGGACACGGTTTCCAATCTCCGCGTGAGACAGCGACTTTCCTCATCTTCGATCAGGCCGGCAACGATCTGCTCGACGGGTGGATCAACAACTCATGGCAGACCGTCAGTGTGACTCCGTCGATCATGCATGACTTCGGCCTGTCACCCCTGTCGTACATGCAGGGTGCGCCGCTGACGTCGCCTGCTTTCCAAGGCACCTACGCCGATCCCGGCCCCAACCTGTTCAGCGTGCTCAGCGCCTCCTTCGCCGCACAGGGTTATCCCGATCCCGTGACCAACTACGTTCTCGACTCGCGCACGGTCGCGGCCACGATCCCCTATCTGGCGTACGGCCCCATCCAGAACATCGTCGATGCGGTACCGGAACTCTTGAAGGTGCCCGTCTCCTGGATCGGCGCCGGCATTTACCAGTCGCTGAACATCCCGGCCCAGATCTGGTGCCGATTGACCGGCGTGACCGGCAACCAGATCATCCCGCCGATTCTCAATCCGTTCCTCTCCGGGTAG
- a CDS encoding ABC transporter ATP-binding protein: protein MISHDMRGRRSDLSSAGTAPVLQLESIHKTYIRGDEQVQVLVDFDFTLNGGEFVVVTGPSGAGKSTLLHIAGGLDAPDGGTVSVTGRDVWSMGTGARAAFRRRNLGFVFQFFNLVPMLTATENVSLPLVLDGVPARSADARAKELLARVGLGDRARHRPAELSGGQLQRVAVARALAARPAIVLADEPTGNLDSQSSSEVLDLLRSLADEDGAAVVMVTHDQAAASYGSRQLHLVDGRSCPAGAPAGER from the coding sequence ATGATCTCTCACGACATGCGCGGCCGGCGCAGCGATCTGAGCTCTGCCGGCACGGCACCGGTGCTGCAGCTCGAAAGTATCCACAAGACCTACATCCGGGGCGATGAGCAAGTGCAGGTGCTGGTGGACTTCGACTTCACGCTCAACGGCGGTGAATTCGTCGTCGTGACCGGGCCGTCGGGGGCAGGGAAATCGACCCTGCTGCACATCGCCGGCGGGTTGGACGCACCGGATGGCGGCACAGTGTCCGTGACCGGTCGAGACGTCTGGTCGATGGGTACCGGCGCGCGGGCAGCGTTCCGGCGGCGCAACCTCGGTTTCGTGTTCCAGTTCTTCAACCTGGTACCGATGCTCACCGCAACCGAGAATGTGTCGTTGCCACTGGTTTTGGACGGTGTGCCGGCGCGATCGGCGGATGCGCGCGCCAAGGAGTTGCTGGCCCGGGTCGGGCTGGGTGATCGCGCACGGCACCGGCCGGCCGAACTGTCGGGCGGGCAGCTGCAGCGGGTGGCGGTGGCGCGCGCCCTGGCAGCCCGGCCCGCGATCGTCCTGGCCGACGAACCCACCGGAAATCTGGACAGCCAATCCTCGAGTGAGGTGCTGGATCTGCTGCGCTCCCTGGCGGACGAAGACGGCGCCGCGGTCGTGATGGTCACGCATGACCAGGCGGCAGCGAGCTACGGTTCCCGCCAGCTGCACCTTGTCGACGGGCGTTCCTGCCCGGCCGGCGCCCCCGCCGGGGAGCGGTGA
- a CDS encoding ABC transporter permease — translation MRRLRAGWLSFRRIHVAALVADWRRTLLSVIGVGLGVTVVLGVLVLKAELVRPFDSFGPSLTHAADSGVIEVTPNVSGRLPVETVNRLRADVTGAAAVVPVVAGLTPVDVAGGAHGFFVLGGSCEIELLVGSFDCERRAHEAQPAPGPGVPLQVPAVIAQRHGWKLGDELSLPGLPRGAAHLGWTFEEFDRVKDINDGYVLLAPSTDIAARLLGAPGYVTAAFVLPRNGAEVTADVDHVVAGVATAGAPRPQLPAVFENGKQSFNLTVLAGIIIGVLIAVNTILLAVEDRRAVMGTIGAIGARPAGLFGGMLCEGAVVGLLGGLCGIPSGFLLGTYLVDTFGRSMLAGSGGTITAHFTPNLIAIGAAAGVVCGILAMAGPATRLLRGGPLASMASVGGIQRARTIPVWPLIVGVVMMAAAVAVLKIFERGSLPLNVGINGMTVGLCGLVLVTVWVAPRAAGLLIDALTVARPAVGRLLGADFRRYTLLFACSAALLAEGTSLAIGSHAMQLLGTDQIAAEKADRLPAALLISAQSVLDQRDGQLSDATFDLVTGAADGRSVSTRWRSTIASGTLSRLVIGVTPGDWYSQAQYEPAGVPDTFWQGLRAGEVGLSEIAASRLGVGAGALVELPTVKGPKHYRVAGTFRPRMVNDAALGDIALVSESLARSDWAAVRDQIAVAYPSAAESSSHRRDFTELGAGLWVYDNERWRSVATNGITRFLEPFTIGGYVVMAAAGLSVLNVFVLGLVQRKRERAALRAIGVTTGQEQAVILANAGLLGLLVAVVAVLGGVGLTYLWSLGSPVYYGIRIEWGVLPTPLRTGVVAVAALMLAAAAYPVIYSRRLETIEVLRSS, via the coding sequence ATGCGACGGCTGCGCGCCGGATGGCTGTCTTTCCGGCGTATCCATGTCGCGGCCCTGGTCGCCGACTGGCGCCGGACCTTGCTCAGCGTGATCGGCGTCGGGCTCGGCGTGACGGTGGTTCTCGGAGTGCTGGTCCTCAAGGCCGAACTCGTCCGCCCGTTCGACTCGTTCGGCCCGTCGCTCACTCACGCCGCCGACAGCGGGGTGATCGAGGTTACGCCGAACGTGAGCGGCCGGCTGCCGGTCGAGACGGTCAACCGGTTGCGCGCTGACGTCACGGGAGCTGCTGCGGTGGTCCCGGTGGTCGCCGGCCTGACCCCGGTCGATGTAGCGGGCGGCGCACACGGTTTCTTCGTGCTCGGCGGGTCCTGCGAAATCGAGCTGCTGGTCGGCTCTTTCGACTGCGAGCGCCGCGCCCACGAGGCCCAGCCCGCACCGGGACCCGGTGTGCCGCTGCAGGTTCCGGCGGTAATCGCGCAACGTCACGGTTGGAAGCTCGGAGATGAGTTGAGCCTCCCCGGGCTCCCGCGGGGCGCCGCGCACCTGGGTTGGACGTTTGAGGAGTTCGACCGTGTCAAGGACATCAACGACGGCTACGTGCTGTTGGCTCCTTCCACCGACATCGCGGCACGTCTGCTCGGGGCACCCGGATACGTCACGGCTGCCTTCGTGCTACCCAGAAACGGCGCTGAGGTCACCGCCGACGTCGACCACGTCGTCGCGGGCGTGGCGACGGCCGGCGCGCCGCGGCCGCAGCTGCCGGCGGTGTTCGAGAACGGCAAGCAGAGTTTCAACCTCACCGTGCTGGCCGGAATCATCATCGGGGTGCTGATCGCCGTCAACACCATCCTGCTGGCGGTGGAGGACCGCCGTGCGGTAATGGGCACCATCGGCGCTATCGGGGCCAGACCGGCCGGGTTGTTCGGCGGCATGCTGTGCGAAGGCGCTGTGGTGGGACTGCTGGGCGGATTGTGCGGGATACCAAGCGGTTTCCTGCTCGGGACGTATCTGGTGGACACCTTCGGCAGATCGATGCTGGCCGGCTCGGGCGGCACCATCACCGCGCACTTCACGCCGAACTTGATCGCGATCGGGGCGGCCGCGGGGGTCGTCTGCGGAATCCTCGCGATGGCCGGCCCGGCCACCAGGCTGCTTCGCGGCGGACCGCTGGCGTCGATGGCCAGCGTCGGCGGGATACAGCGAGCCCGGACCATCCCTGTGTGGCCGCTGATTGTCGGGGTGGTCATGATGGCCGCCGCAGTCGCGGTGCTGAAGATCTTCGAACGCGGATCGCTCCCGCTGAACGTCGGCATCAACGGGATGACCGTTGGGCTGTGCGGGCTGGTGTTGGTGACGGTGTGGGTCGCCCCGCGTGCCGCCGGGCTGTTGATCGACGCACTCACGGTCGCGCGTCCTGCCGTCGGCCGCCTGCTGGGCGCGGATTTTCGGCGCTACACGCTGCTCTTCGCCTGCTCGGCGGCGCTACTCGCCGAGGGCACCAGTCTGGCCATCGGCTCACATGCCATGCAACTGCTCGGCACCGACCAGATCGCCGCCGAGAAGGCTGACCGGCTGCCGGCGGCCCTGTTGATTTCCGCGCAATCGGTGCTGGATCAGCGGGACGGACAGCTCTCCGATGCCACGTTCGACCTGGTGACCGGCGCCGCCGACGGTCGGAGCGTGTCGACACGCTGGCGGTCGACGATCGCGTCGGGGACGTTGTCGCGCTTGGTCATCGGGGTCACACCGGGTGACTGGTACAGCCAGGCGCAATACGAGCCGGCCGGCGTCCCTGACACGTTCTGGCAGGGGCTGCGCGCGGGCGAGGTCGGCCTGAGCGAGATCGCCGCGAGCCGGCTCGGCGTTGGCGCGGGCGCCCTCGTCGAGCTGCCCACCGTCAAGGGGCCGAAACACTACCGGGTGGCCGGAACGTTCCGGCCACGGATGGTCAATGACGCGGCATTGGGCGACATCGCCCTGGTGTCCGAAAGCCTGGCGCGTTCCGACTGGGCCGCCGTGCGCGATCAGATCGCGGTGGCCTACCCCTCGGCGGCCGAATCCAGTTCTCACCGGCGCGATTTCACCGAACTAGGCGCCGGTTTGTGGGTGTACGACAACGAGCGGTGGCGCTCAGTGGCCACCAACGGAATCACCCGCTTCCTGGAGCCGTTCACGATCGGGGGCTACGTGGTGATGGCGGCTGCCGGCTTGAGCGTCCTGAACGTGTTCGTGCTGGGACTTGTGCAACGCAAGCGTGAACGGGCCGCGTTGCGGGCGATCGGGGTGACTACGGGGCAAGAACAGGCCGTGATCCTCGCCAACGCCGGTCTGCTCGGCTTACTGGTCGCTGTCGTCGCTGTGCTCGGCGGCGTGGGCCTCACCTACCTGTGGTCACTGGGCTCACCGGTGTACTACGGCATCAGAATCGAGTGGGGTGTGCTGCCGACGCCGCTGCGCACCGGAGTGGTTGCGGTGGCGGCACTGATGCTGGCCGCCGCGGCCTACCCCGTGATCTATTCGCGGCGACTGGAGACGATCGAGGTGTTGCGGAGCAGTTGA